The nucleotide window GCAATCGATCCGACTCCTTCTTCCTTCAGCAAATCTGTCAGTCCATCTTCTACCCATCGGTTGAACATTGAATAAGCAGGCTGATGGATCAACAACGGTGTTCCCAGTTCTTTTAGAATCGCGACAGCCTGTTTTGTTTCCTCTACTCCATAATTGGACAAACCAACATAAAGAGCCTTCCCCTGCCTGACGACATGATCAAGTGCCATCATCGTTTCCTCTAGAGGAGTTTCCGGATCCGGCCTGTGATGATAAAAGATATCGACATAATCGAGTTCCATCCTTTTTAGACTCTGGTCGAGGCTGGTTACCAGGTATTTTCTTGAACCCCAATCACCATAGGGCCCCTGCCACATGCCGTAGCCAGCTTTGGTCGAAATCACCATTTCATCACGGTATCCTGAAAAATCCTTGCGGAGGATGCTGCCGAAGTTTTCTTCTGCTGATCCCGGGGGCGGTCCATAGTTATTCGCAAGATCGAAATGGGTAATACCCAGATCAAAAGCCCGCCTGATTAACGAACGCCCATTTTCAAAAGTATCCTGGCCGCCGAAATTATGCCATAGCCCTAGTGAAATGGCTGGCAATTTAAGCCCTGATTTACCGCATCTGTTATAAGTCATCGTTTCATAGCGACTGCTGTCTGGTTGATATGCCATAATTTTAACCTCCAAATATTCCTAATCATTTCTACCATCCCAATGGATTGGCTTGCAGCGTCTTTTCCCATAATACTTCTAGGTTTTCTACTTTTTCCGTTGAAATCCTTTTATCTGACGCAGATAAATTCTCAATCAGCTGTTCAAGTTTCTTGTTTCCAGGTATTACGGTAGACACCTCCTGATAATCAAGTATAAACCTTAAGGCCAACTGGACCAGCGATTCCCCTGGTTCGAGCATTTCCTTGAGGACAGGCAGCAGCTCGGCTCTTTTCCTGAGTTGATTCTGATCCCAACGGCTCCTGATATCTGTAAAAACACTATTTTCATCATACTTGCCTGATAGCCACCCAGAATCAAGCGGAACTTTAACAATCAGTCCCACATTCTTCTCTGCAGCCATAGTGAAGGCGCTTCTAGGCTCCTGATGAAAAATATTGAACATCACTTCGATGATCTGACTGCCAGTAGACTTCATGAGCTCCTCCATTTCATACCCGGAATCGACTGAAGCTCCGTATGCCCGAATCTTCCCTTGCTGCTTGAGGGATTCCAATATGTAAAAGTGATCGCTTTTTCCGGTCAGGATTTCAAGCGGGGGATTATGCAATAAAATCGAATCCAGGTAATCCGTTTTAAGCCGCTGCAAACTACCTTCAACCGAACTGCGGATCTTCTGCGAATCAAAATCAAGGGTGTTATCTGGATGATGGCCAAATTTGCTGTTAATCACTGCCTCGCTCCTTCTTCCGGAAAGAGCCTCTCCAAGCAATGACTCACTTTTGCCACCTCCATAATTAGGAGCAGTATCAAAGAAATTGCAGCCCCGGTCAAGTGCTTCATGCACCAGCATGATTGCCTGATTGTCATCCATGCCTTCCCAGTCCCTTGCATTGCCGAGCTGCCAGCCACCGAAACCAACTTCCGACACTTTTATCCCTGTACTTCCAAGCTGTCTGTAATTCATCTTCCTCCTCCTCTACTGTCATGCTGGCTGTTCGTTTGCATCAATCAGTACCTTCTTTTCCCATACTCTGCTTTTCCACCTTATGTACATGATGATTCCCCTGAACCATTCATCAATGATAAAGGCGATCTAATAAGCCAATCTGTTTAGGCAGACTGTTTTTCTGTAAAGTCATCTTGCATTTCCACCTTTAAAAGTTTCCTCTGATAAAATTACTCTGGCCACGCTTCTTCAATATTCCTTTTCCTGAATTTGAAGGAAAAGAGGCAGAAAAGCCTTGCTGTTCTGCCTCTTGATTTCGACTATTATTGAATTATATTGACGAGTTTTAAAATTATTCGACCACATTTTAAATTTTATTGGCGAATTTCTAATTTATTCGACCACATTTTGAGTTTTTTCGGCGAATTTTTAAATTATTCGACCACATTCCCAATTATTTCGACCAAGTCAATACATCCGCTAATTCACCTATTTTTTTATGATGCTCACATTGTCCAGATAGACATTTGCTGCCGCATTGCCTTCGAAAATATTGCCCAGCTCGAAAACGATTTTGCCATCTGCATAGGTTTCTTCAGTCATGACAAAAGTGATGCTGTGATGGGTCATATCTGTCGTTAAATCCACTGTGTGTGTTGGCATATAAGCTATGAACCAAGGGTCCGTGCTCAATTCCCTGCCAATATTGACATTCATTTTCCTTGGCACATCTGCTCTTGCATCAAAAGCTACTGTATAGCTGCTGCCATTTTCAAAAAGCAAATCCTTCTGAAATACCTGAGGAGAATACGATGCACCGCCAATCTGTGAAATCGCAACCTTTAGTTCTCCATTG belongs to Mesobacillus sp. AQ2 and includes:
- the mgrA gene encoding L-glyceraldehyde 3-phosphate reductase, with the translated sequence MAYQPDSSRYETMTYNRCGKSGLKLPAISLGLWHNFGGQDTFENGRSLIRRAFDLGITHFDLANNYGPPPGSAEENFGSILRKDFSGYRDEMVISTKAGYGMWQGPYGDWGSRKYLVTSLDQSLKRMELDYVDIFYHHRPDPETPLEETMMALDHVVRQGKALYVGLSNYGVEETKQAVAILKELGTPLLIHQPAYSMFNRWVEDGLTDLLKEEGVGSIAFVPLAQGLLTNRYLNGIPEDSRALKPNSFLNEGDVSEEVLARVRKLNEIAQERGQSLAQMALAWVLREQKITSALIGASKVSQIEENVAALNRLDFSEAELNMIDDILK
- a CDS encoding aldo/keto reductase, with the protein product MNYRQLGSTGIKVSEVGFGGWQLGNARDWEGMDDNQAIMLVHEALDRGCNFFDTAPNYGGGKSESLLGEALSGRRSEAVINSKFGHHPDNTLDFDSQKIRSSVEGSLQRLKTDYLDSILLHNPPLEILTGKSDHFYILESLKQQGKIRAYGASVDSGYEMEELMKSTGSQIIEVMFNIFHQEPRSAFTMAAEKNVGLIVKVPLDSGWLSGKYDENSVFTDIRSRWDQNQLRKRAELLPVLKEMLEPGESLVQLALRFILDYQEVSTVIPGNKKLEQLIENLSASDKRISTEKVENLEVLWEKTLQANPLGW